In one window of Prevotella fusca JCM 17724 DNA:
- a CDS encoding IS5 family transposase — translation MLKRTSNQLSLFSSLEDMLNHNHPLYTLGNKINWRRFEDSFSRLYCSTNGRPAHPIRLMCGLLILKHLRNISDESVVLQWSENAYYQYFCGQLEFLPKEPCEASDLVHFRNRIGEEGIEVILAESIRVNTENDNEDHFNTAFIDSTVQEKNITYPTDAKLHKKIINRVLKIVREKKLPLRQSYQRTLKAISRNQRFRNHPRSHRKAVKADRSLRTIAGRLVREPDRNLPDRKGYEKMFELFYKVLSQKRNSRNKIYSLHEPEVQCISKGKEHKKYEFGNKASFIRSLSGIILAAVSFRNEYDGHTIEASLQQTERMTGKRIDNLAGDRGYRGTDLVGTTKILIPQAPKDKDSYYQKKKKHKLFCKRAGIEPTIGHLKSDYRLSRNFYKGVKGDAMNIMLAAAAYNFRRAMRALLCFTKTIIEKSVLVDFSTKWAF, via the coding sequence ATGTTAAAAAGGACCTCTAATCAATTATCATTATTCTCTTCCTTAGAGGATATGCTCAATCACAATCACCCCCTTTATACGCTTGGTAATAAAATCAACTGGCGTAGATTTGAAGACTCCTTCTCTCGTTTGTATTGTAGTACAAATGGTCGCCCTGCGCATCCTATTCGTTTGATGTGCGGACTTTTAATCTTGAAACACTTGCGTAATATCTCTGACGAAAGTGTTGTTTTACAGTGGAGTGAAAATGCTTATTATCAGTATTTCTGTGGTCAACTGGAGTTTCTTCCTAAAGAACCTTGCGAAGCTTCTGATTTGGTTCACTTCCGCAATCGTATAGGCGAAGAAGGAATTGAAGTCATTCTTGCTGAGAGCATCCGTGTCAATACTGAGAATGATAATGAGGATCATTTTAACACAGCTTTTATAGATTCTACGGTACAGGAGAAGAATATCACTTACCCAACGGATGCGAAGTTGCATAAAAAGATAATCAATCGAGTGCTCAAAATCGTTCGTGAGAAGAAACTTCCTTTACGTCAGAGCTACCAAAGGACACTGAAAGCAATCTCTCGCAACCAACGTTTTCGCAATCACCCCAGGAGTCACAGGAAGGCTGTCAAGGCTGACCGGAGTCTGCGCACCATAGCCGGTCGTTTGGTCAGAGAACCTGACCGTAATCTTCCTGACAGGAAAGGCTATGAAAAGATGTTTGAGCTCTTCTATAAGGTCCTTTCTCAAAAACGTAACAGTCGTAATAAGATATATTCTCTTCACGAGCCTGAAGTACAATGCATCAGTAAGGGTAAGGAACATAAGAAGTATGAGTTTGGCAACAAAGCTTCCTTTATCCGTTCGCTATCAGGAATTATTCTTGCTGCCGTTTCTTTTAGGAATGAATATGATGGGCATACCATAGAAGCATCCTTACAACAAACCGAAAGAATGACAGGCAAGCGCATTGATAACTTGGCAGGAGACAGAGGATATAGAGGAACAGATCTGGTTGGAACAACAAAAATACTCATACCACAAGCCCCTAAAGACAAAGATAGTTACTATCAAAAGAAAAAGAAACACAAACTGTTTTGCAAGCGGGCAGGAATAGAGCCTACCATAGGACATCTTAAAAGTGATTACAGATTATCTCGCAACTTTTATAAAGGTGTGAAAGGGGATGCTATGAATATAATGCTGGCAGCTGCAGCATATAACTTCAGAAGAGCTATGAGAGCTCTTTTGTGCTTTACAAAAACTATCATCGAAAAGTCAGTTTTGGTTGACTTTTCGACAAAATGGGCTTTTTAA
- a CDS encoding DKNYY domain-containing protein: MALFVLPYPIYLLPLLIFSRKIALHYKNPYLFYIIATVPFYIIICSNLLYISPLANARPKGADPFTYKDYGHRSYGWDKFRVYYAFEPLEGADAATFQVMEKNTDYATDKNHVYYRGYVLEGAKPKTFVMVNDQIARDGKDYYTSGLPFCVSDYKSFRLKDEHWCIDKNYAYYIDTKVDFYGVLKVSLGDYKSFSPINDTYAHDSRQVYYKNKIIKGADAATFNLIEDYEPIGKDKNGIYYMDILTDVKDYDKLSTLTDASDFYKDNAGVYTRNLLKMPDGVDTLKLSYIDYLTDWITDTKNVYWRNLVVLGADPKSFAPLTSICLTEKVVYDNGTDTGDYGADLYHIFYRDKMLKDADLASFVYGWDSQAKIAFAYDKHRFYEGHSTPLIQKFRKGKLKNESEMERDYEEGYAH; this comes from the coding sequence ATGGCATTATTCGTATTACCCTACCCGATTTACCTCCTGCCACTACTAATCTTTTCGCGTAAGATAGCACTACACTACAAGAATCCTTATCTATTCTATATCATAGCAACAGTTCCGTTCTATATCATTATCTGTAGTAACCTCCTTTACATCAGTCCACTTGCAAATGCACGACCTAAAGGAGCAGACCCGTTCACTTACAAGGATTATGGGCACCGGTCTTATGGATGGGATAAGTTCCGGGTATATTATGCATTTGAACCTCTTGAAGGGGCTGACGCTGCAACATTCCAGGTCATGGAAAAGAACACAGATTATGCAACAGACAAAAACCACGTCTATTATAGAGGATATGTCTTAGAGGGAGCAAAACCAAAGACATTTGTGATGGTCAATGATCAGATAGCACGTGACGGAAAAGATTATTATACCTCTGGACTCCCTTTCTGTGTATCAGATTATAAATCATTCCGACTTAAAGATGAACATTGGTGTATAGACAAGAATTACGCCTATTATATAGATACAAAGGTTGATTTTTACGGAGTCCTGAAAGTTTCTTTGGGTGATTATAAGTCTTTTTCACCCATAAATGACACGTATGCACATGACAGCCGTCAGGTGTATTACAAAAACAAAATCATTAAAGGGGCTGATGCTGCCACTTTCAACCTTATCGAAGACTATGAGCCTATAGGTAAGGACAAGAATGGTATTTACTATATGGATATACTCACAGATGTGAAAGACTATGATAAATTATCTACATTAACGGATGCTTCCGATTTTTACAAGGATAATGCTGGTGTCTATACCAGGAACTTGCTGAAGATGCCAGACGGAGTTGATACGCTGAAACTTTCCTATATAGATTATCTCACAGATTGGATTACTGATACAAAAAATGTCTATTGGCGGAACCTGGTTGTACTGGGTGCCGACCCTAAAAGTTTTGCTCCTCTGACTTCTATCTGTCTGACCGAAAAAGTAGTCTACGATAATGGTACTGATACCGGCGATTACGGAGCAGATCTTTATCACATATTCTATAGGGACAAGATGCTTAAAGATGCAGACTTAGCAAGTTTTGTATATGGTTGGGACTCACAGGCAAAGATTGCCTTTGCCTACGATAAGCATCGCTTCTATGAAGGACATTCTACACCGCTCATTCAGAAATTCCGGAAAGGAAAACTTAAGAATGAAAGCGAAATGGAAAGAGATTATGAAGAAGGATATGCACATTAA
- the nrdD gene encoding anaerobic ribonucleoside-triphosphate reductase translates to MEMKNFTITKRDGSKERFSLDKIMNAILKAFESVNEPTDLGTVSKILSDLDIQNDIKVEDIQNQVEMALMKEGYYNVAKSFIVYRQQHTEDRETLEKMKFLSDYCVATNAATGSKFDANANVEHKNIATLIGELPKQGFIRLNRRLLVDRIKKMYGKDLADEYIDLLTHHFIYKNDETNLANYCASITMYPWLIGGTTSIGGNSTAPTNLKSFCGGFINMVFMVSSMLAGACATPEFLMYMNYFIQKEYGKDYWKRADEVVDLSLRKRTIDKMITDNFEQIVYSLNQPTGARNYQAVFWNISYYDRPYFESLFGNFYFPDGSQPDWESLSWLQKRFMSWFNQERLKTVLTFPVETMALLAENGDCKDEEWGDFAAKMYSEGHSFFTYMSDNADSLSSCCRLRNEIQDNGFSYTLGAGGVSTGSKSVLTINLNRCIQYAVNHNLDYKEYLNHVIELCHKVQLAYNENLKELMHNHMLPLFDAGYINIDRQYLTIGINGLVEAAEFMGLDITPNEDYKKFVQTVLGLIETQNKAFRTKEAMFNCEMIPAENVGVKHAKWDHEDGYFVPRNCYNSYFYRVEDNSLTILDKFKLHGAPYIEHLTGGSALHINLEEHLSEPQYRQLLRVAAQEGCNYFTFNIPNTVCNDCGHIDKRYLHECPHCHSTNVDYLTRIIGYMKRVSNFSAPRQEEAHHRFYAGGDKYTVGATAEKQLKETVAEPLKV, encoded by the coding sequence ATGGAAATGAAGAACTTCACGATCACCAAACGTGATGGGTCGAAGGAACGATTCTCCCTCGACAAGATTATGAATGCCATCCTCAAGGCATTCGAGAGTGTCAACGAGCCTACTGATTTAGGTACGGTGTCGAAAATTCTCTCCGACCTGGACATACAGAACGACATCAAGGTAGAGGATATTCAGAACCAGGTTGAGATGGCACTGATGAAAGAGGGCTACTACAATGTGGCAAAGAGCTTCATCGTCTACCGTCAGCAGCACACTGAAGACCGCGAGACGCTTGAAAAGATGAAGTTTCTCTCTGACTATTGCGTAGCCACGAACGCTGCAACGGGCTCAAAGTTTGACGCCAATGCCAACGTTGAACACAAGAACATTGCAACACTCATAGGAGAACTGCCTAAGCAGGGATTCATCCGCCTGAACCGCCGCTTACTTGTTGACCGCATCAAGAAAATGTATGGCAAGGATTTGGCTGACGAGTATATTGACCTCCTCACCCACCATTTTATATATAAGAACGATGAGACAAACCTCGCCAACTACTGTGCTTCCATCACAATGTATCCTTGGCTCATCGGTGGAACAACCTCTATTGGCGGCAACTCTACCGCACCAACCAATCTGAAGAGTTTCTGTGGCGGCTTCATCAATATGGTATTCATGGTTTCATCCATGCTTGCCGGTGCCTGCGCCACACCTGAGTTCTTGATGTACATGAACTATTTCATTCAGAAAGAATATGGTAAGGACTATTGGAAACGAGCTGACGAAGTAGTAGACCTCAGTCTAAGAAAACGTACGATAGACAAGATGATTACCGACAACTTCGAGCAGATTGTCTACTCATTGAACCAGCCGACTGGTGCCCGCAACTATCAGGCTGTATTCTGGAACATATCTTATTACGACCGCCCTTACTTCGAGTCGCTCTTTGGCAACTTCTATTTTCCTGATGGTTCGCAGCCCGATTGGGAGAGTCTGTCATGGTTACAGAAACGTTTCATGAGCTGGTTCAACCAGGAACGTCTCAAGACTGTCCTAACCTTCCCGGTTGAAACAATGGCACTTTTAGCCGAAAACGGCGACTGCAAGGATGAAGAATGGGGCGACTTTGCAGCCAAGATGTACTCAGAAGGACATAGCTTCTTCACCTATATGAGTGACAATGCTGACTCACTCAGTTCATGCTGCCGCCTGCGCAATGAAATCCAAGACAATGGCTTCTCCTATACTCTCGGAGCTGGTGGCGTTTCAACAGGTTCAAAGAGTGTACTAACCATCAACCTCAATCGCTGCATCCAGTATGCTGTCAACCACAACCTTGACTACAAGGAATATTTAAACCATGTCATCGAATTGTGTCATAAGGTCCAGTTGGCTTACAATGAGAACCTTAAAGAACTTATGCACAATCACATGTTGCCACTCTTTGATGCTGGGTACATCAACATTGACCGCCAATACCTCACCATTGGTATCAACGGTCTTGTGGAAGCAGCAGAATTCATGGGACTTGACATTACTCCTAATGAAGACTACAAAAAGTTCGTGCAGACTGTCCTCGGGCTCATCGAGACACAGAACAAGGCTTTCCGCACCAAGGAAGCAATGTTCAACTGTGAGATGATTCCTGCCGAGAATGTGGGAGTAAAACATGCGAAATGGGACCACGAGGATGGATACTTCGTTCCTCGAAACTGTTACAACAGCTATTTCTATCGTGTAGAAGACAACTCACTGACAATTCTCGACAAGTTCAAGCTGCACGGTGCACCTTACATCGAGCATCTGACGGGTGGTTCAGCACTTCACATAAACCTCGAGGAACACCTCTCTGAGCCACAGTATCGCCAGCTTCTGCGTGTTGCCGCACAGGAAGGATGCAACTATTTTACATTCAATATACCCAACACTGTCTGCAACGACTGCGGTCATATTGACAAGCGTTACCTACACGAATGTCCGCATTGCCATTCAACAAACGTTGATTATCTCACTCGCATCATCGGCTACATGAAGCGTGTCAGCAACTTCTCTGCTCCTCGTCAGGAAGAAGCACACCATCGTTTCTATGCAGGAGGAGATAAATACACTGTCGGAGCAACTGCTGAAAAGCAATTAAAAGAAACAGTTGCAGAACCTCTGAAGGTATAA
- a CDS encoding HAD family hydrolase yields MTDISLIAFDADDTLWVCQTYFEAVEKAYCELLASYASADEISKALFATETANMPLFGYGSKAFMLSLLENATRVSDGLLTAEEVMKIINLGKGLLQLPGKPIEGVEETLKQLRNSGKYHLVVFTKGELLDQENKFDRSGLRPYFDDIVVVSDKTEESYYRLCEQFGVKVDQLLMVGNSFRSDIEPVLKLGGWTAYIPFHTIWQHEVVDEYDHSHLLKLDEFTQLKGLL; encoded by the coding sequence ATGACTGATATATCATTGATAGCCTTTGATGCTGATGATACTCTATGGGTGTGTCAGACCTATTTCGAGGCAGTAGAGAAGGCATATTGCGAGCTGCTTGCATCTTATGCTTCTGCGGACGAAATATCGAAAGCCCTCTTTGCTACAGAGACGGCAAATATGCCGCTTTTCGGTTATGGCAGCAAGGCTTTCATGCTTTCTTTGCTGGAGAATGCCACACGGGTGAGTGATGGGTTGTTGACGGCTGAGGAAGTGATGAAGATTATCAATCTGGGCAAAGGGCTGTTGCAGTTGCCAGGTAAACCGATTGAAGGTGTGGAGGAGACGTTGAAACAGTTGCGCAATTCTGGCAAGTATCATTTAGTGGTGTTCACAAAAGGTGAACTGCTTGACCAGGAAAACAAGTTTGACCGTTCAGGGCTGCGTCCCTATTTTGATGACATTGTTGTTGTGTCAGATAAGACCGAGGAGTCCTATTACCGTTTGTGTGAACAGTTTGGTGTGAAGGTTGACCAGTTGTTGATGGTTGGAAACTCTTTCCGTTCGGATATTGAGCCAGTATTGAAACTTGGAGGCTGGACGGCATACATACCTTTCCACACAATATGGCAGCATGAGGTGGTAGATGAATATGATCATTCCCACTTGTTGAAACTTGATGAGTTTACGCAGTTGAAGGGGCTTTTGTAA
- a CDS encoding AGE family epimerase/isomerase, protein MDKKEYLRSWAETYKNDLTNNIMPFWLNHGWDKENGGIYTCLNRDGSLMDTTKSVWFQGRWAFICSFAYNNVEKNQEWLDAAKSTIDFIEKYCFDEDGHMYFEVTAEGKPLRKRRYVFSETFAAIAFAEYSLATGDKHYAERALQVFHDAQRFLSTLGFLPAKYEAGVEMQSHSIIMILINVGSRLRAVIDDLTLTQQIDESISLLRRYFMHPEFKALLETVGPKGEFIDTNAARTINPGHCIETAWFIMEEAKLRNWDKELLDTALTIFDWSWDWGWDKQYGGIINFCDCRNLPPQDYSQDMKFWWPQCETIIASLYAYLGTGDEEYLYRHQRISEWTYAHFPDQDYPEWYGYLHRDGTVAQPAKGNIFKGPFHVPRMMIKGYMLCQEILKTME, encoded by the coding sequence ATGGATAAAAAAGAATATTTACGTTCATGGGCTGAGACCTACAAGAACGACCTTACAAACAACATTATGCCTTTCTGGTTGAACCATGGATGGGACAAGGAGAATGGCGGTATATACACCTGTCTGAATCGTGACGGTTCATTGATGGACACAACAAAGTCGGTGTGGTTCCAGGGACGATGGGCATTCATCTGCTCTTTCGCATATAATAATGTAGAGAAGAATCAGGAATGGCTCGATGCAGCCAAATCTACCATTGACTTCATCGAGAAATATTGCTTTGATGAGGACGGACACATGTACTTTGAGGTCACAGCTGAAGGAAAGCCATTGCGTAAGCGTCGTTATGTTTTCTCAGAGACATTCGCTGCAATAGCTTTCGCCGAATACTCTTTGGCTACGGGCGACAAGCATTATGCGGAAAGAGCATTGCAGGTATTCCATGACGCACAGCGTTTCCTCTCTACTCTGGGATTCCTTCCAGCTAAATATGAAGCTGGCGTAGAGATGCAGAGTCATTCCATCATTATGATTCTCATCAATGTAGGGTCACGTCTCCGTGCGGTAATTGACGACCTGACATTGACCCAGCAGATTGACGAGTCAATCTCATTGCTCCGTCGCTATTTCATGCACCCGGAATTCAAAGCACTACTTGAAACGGTTGGTCCAAAGGGAGAATTCATTGACACCAACGCTGCACGTACCATCAACCCTGGTCATTGCATCGAAACAGCATGGTTCATCATGGAGGAAGCAAAGCTGCGCAACTGGGACAAGGAACTGCTCGATACTGCTCTCACCATCTTTGACTGGTCATGGGACTGGGGATGGGACAAGCAGTACGGTGGCATCATCAATTTCTGCGACTGCCGTAATCTCCCGCCACAGGATTATTCACAGGACATGAAGTTCTGGTGGCCACAGTGCGAGACTATCATTGCCTCTCTTTATGCTTACCTTGGAACTGGTGATGAAGAATATCTTTATCGCCATCAGCGAATCAGTGAGTGGACCTACGCCCACTTCCCTGACCAAGACTATCCAGAGTGGTATGGCTACCTCCATCGTGACGGAACAGTTGCACAGCCAGCAAAGGGCAATATCTTCAAGGGACCGTTTCATGTTCCTCGTATGATGATCAAGGGATATATGCTCTGTCAGGAGATACTGAAGACTATGGAATAA
- the uvrA gene encoding excinuclease ABC subunit UvrA, giving the protein MNEKIEVFGARVHNLKNVDITIPRNSLTVFTGLSGSGKSSLAFDTIFAEGQRRYIETFSAYARNFLGNMERPDVDKITGLSPVISIEQKTTNKNPRSTVGTTTEIYDYLRLLYARAGEAYSYMSGEKMVKYTEEKVVDMIMSDYQDQKIYILSPLVRNRKGHYRELFEQMRRKGYLYIRVDGKIEELTRGMKVDRYKNHNIEVVIDKMKLGGTENDTLRERLAKTVSTAMKQGEGLIMILDNERNEAKYFSKRLMDPVTGIAYKDPAPNIFSFNSPEGACPHCKGLGVIDEIDLKKVIPDDKQDIYSGAIIPLGKYKNQMIFWQIDALLKKYECNLKTPVKDIPKEAMDEVLYGSLEKLKIAKELVHTTSDYFVSFDGIIKYLRTVMENDDSTAGKKWADQFIAEAQCPECHGHRLNREALSYKIWDKNIAELAEMDITELKEWIDHVEEHMNEKQRTIAVEIVKEIRKRIDFLLDVGLDYLALNRQSATLSGGESQRIRLATQIGSQLVNVLYILDEPSIGLHQRDNERLINSLKELRNMGNTVIVVEHDEDMMHAADWIVDIGPKAGRKGGEVVFQGKPADMLKTHTLTAQYLNGERAIEIPKERREGNGKFIQLAGCKGNNLKNVDVTFPLGKLIVVTGVSGSGKSTLINETLQPILSQHFYRSLKRPMPYGTIEGIDNIDKVVNVDQSPIGRTPRSNPATYTGVFSDIRQLFVNLPEAKIRGYKPGRFSFNVKGGRCETCGGNGYKTIEMNFLPDVMVPCEVCHGKRYNRETLEVRFKGKSIADVLDMTVNMAVEFFENVPQILPKIKALQDVGLGYIKLGQSSTTLSGGESQRVKLATELAKRDTGKTLYILDEPTTGLHFEDIRILMDVLQKLVDRGNTVIIIEHNLDVIKLADYIIDMGPEGGRSGGRMLSCGTPEVVAKNKESYTSRFLVKVLK; this is encoded by the coding sequence ATGAACGAAAAGATAGAAGTCTTCGGAGCCAGAGTGCATAATCTGAAGAATGTAGACATAACCATCCCACGCAACTCACTCACCGTCTTTACAGGACTATCCGGTTCGGGAAAGAGTTCGCTTGCCTTCGACACAATATTCGCTGAAGGTCAGCGCCGCTACATCGAGACCTTCTCTGCATACGCCCGCAACTTCCTTGGAAACATGGAACGTCCTGACGTGGATAAGATTACTGGATTATCTCCTGTCATCTCCATTGAGCAGAAGACAACCAACAAAAACCCACGGTCTACTGTCGGCACAACCACCGAGATATATGATTACCTCCGCTTACTCTATGCCCGTGCAGGCGAAGCGTACTCTTATATGAGTGGTGAAAAGATGGTGAAATACACCGAGGAGAAAGTGGTGGATATGATCATGTCCGATTATCAGGACCAAAAGATATACATTCTTTCTCCGCTCGTCCGCAACCGCAAAGGTCATTACCGTGAACTCTTTGAGCAGATGCGCCGCAAAGGCTATCTGTACATCCGTGTGGATGGAAAGATAGAAGAGCTTACACGCGGCATGAAGGTTGACCGTTACAAGAACCATAACATCGAAGTAGTTATCGACAAGATGAAGCTCGGTGGCACGGAGAACGACACACTACGTGAGCGACTGGCAAAGACGGTGTCGACTGCCATGAAACAAGGAGAAGGTCTGATCATGATTCTTGACAACGAACGCAATGAAGCCAAATACTTCTCCAAACGACTGATGGACCCCGTCACGGGCATTGCCTATAAAGACCCTGCACCGAACATCTTTTCATTCAATTCGCCCGAGGGGGCCTGTCCACATTGTAAAGGCTTGGGTGTCATTGATGAGATTGACTTGAAGAAGGTGATTCCGGATGACAAGCAGGACATCTATAGTGGTGCAATTATTCCTTTAGGAAAATACAAGAACCAGATGATCTTCTGGCAGATAGATGCACTGTTGAAGAAGTATGAATGCAACCTCAAGACGCCTGTCAAAGATATTCCCAAGGAGGCTATGGACGAGGTTTTATACGGTTCCCTGGAGAAACTGAAGATTGCCAAGGAACTTGTGCATACCACCTCTGACTATTTCGTGTCCTTTGATGGTATCATTAAGTATCTCCGTACCGTTATGGAGAACGATGACTCTACGGCAGGAAAGAAGTGGGCTGACCAGTTCATTGCCGAAGCACAATGCCCGGAATGTCACGGACACCGTCTGAATCGTGAGGCTTTGTCATATAAAATATGGGACAAGAATATTGCCGAACTGGCAGAAATGGACATTACCGAACTGAAAGAGTGGATTGACCACGTTGAGGAACACATGAACGAGAAACAACGAACAATTGCCGTTGAAATCGTAAAGGAAATCCGCAAACGCATAGATTTCCTGCTTGACGTGGGACTTGATTATCTTGCATTGAACCGTCAGAGTGCCACTCTCTCAGGCGGTGAGAGCCAGCGCATCCGACTTGCAACACAGATTGGATCTCAACTTGTCAATGTACTTTACATCCTTGACGAGCCGTCCATAGGTCTTCATCAGCGTGATAACGAGCGACTTATCAACTCTTTGAAGGAGTTGCGCAATATGGGCAACACTGTGATTGTCGTTGAACACGACGAAGACATGATGCACGCTGCCGACTGGATTGTGGACATCGGGCCGAAAGCAGGACGCAAAGGAGGCGAGGTTGTATTCCAAGGTAAGCCTGCGGATATGCTCAAGACACACACACTCACCGCACAGTACCTGAATGGTGAACGTGCTATTGAAATCCCTAAGGAACGCCGGGAGGGTAATGGAAAGTTCATTCAGCTCGCTGGCTGTAAAGGCAATAACCTGAAAAATGTGGATGTAACCTTCCCACTTGGCAAGCTGATTGTCGTTACCGGCGTATCTGGTTCGGGCAAGAGTACGCTTATCAACGAAACCCTGCAACCTATTCTTTCACAGCATTTCTACCGTTCCTTGAAACGTCCGATGCCTTACGGGACAATTGAAGGTATTGACAATATAGACAAAGTGGTGAATGTTGACCAGAGTCCTATTGGTCGTACACCTCGAAGTAACCCTGCAACTTACACAGGTGTTTTCTCTGACATACGCCAACTATTCGTAAATCTTCCCGAAGCCAAGATTCGCGGTTACAAACCGGGGCGATTCTCTTTCAACGTGAAAGGAGGACGCTGTGAAACCTGTGGCGGCAATGGTTATAAAACCATCGAAATGAACTTCCTGCCGGATGTGATGGTACCTTGCGAGGTCTGCCACGGCAAACGATATAACCGAGAGACTCTTGAGGTACGTTTCAAGGGCAAATCCATTGCTGACGTGCTGGACATGACGGTCAACATGGCTGTAGAATTCTTTGAGAATGTACCACAGATTCTGCCGAAGATAAAGGCTTTGCAGGATGTAGGACTGGGTTACATCAAGCTCGGACAGAGCTCCACCACCCTTTCAGGCGGTGAAAGTCAGCGTGTCAAGCTGGCGACAGAACTCGCAAAGCGTGACACTGGTAAGACACTTTACATTCTCGACGAGCCGACAACAGGTCTTCACTTTGAAGATATCCGCATCCTTATGGATGTCTTGCAAAAGCTCGTTGACCGTGGTAACACTGTCATCATCATCGAACATAACCTCGATGTCATCAAACTTGCTGATTACATCATCGACATGGGACCTGAAGGTGGCCGCAGTGGTGGCAGGATGCTGAGCTGTGGAACACCAGAGGTTGTTGCCAAGAACAAGGAAAGCTACACCTCCCGCTTCCTTGTCAAAGTGTTGAAATAA
- a CDS encoding gliding motility-associated C-terminal domain-containing protein, which translates to MKQNRIRILTVMLAMLSTIAIEAQNCQPTGKYTDANGETNTIATGETYAGSAPLTVAFTANPPATNNSATNYEWHFFNQSNPRSAYLIRYDKNTEYTFTEAGTTRVVLYEILNGDTTRYNAISLSISESSLQMPNAFSPNGDGINDIYRAKPGYKSIVEFKAVIFNRWGQKLYEWDDPTGGWDGKYKGKDVAQGTYFVNVTAKGADGKEFRIRRDVNLLRGYTQNTR; encoded by the coding sequence ATGAAACAAAATCGAATCAGAATACTTACAGTAATGCTGGCGATGCTGTCTACCATAGCAATAGAGGCACAGAACTGCCAGCCAACAGGTAAATATACCGATGCAAACGGTGAAACAAACACGATAGCTACTGGTGAAACTTATGCCGGTTCGGCTCCATTGACGGTAGCTTTTACAGCCAACCCACCAGCTACAAACAACTCTGCCACAAATTACGAGTGGCATTTCTTTAACCAAAGTAACCCACGATCGGCCTATCTCATACGTTACGACAAAAATACTGAATATACTTTCACGGAGGCAGGAACCACAAGAGTGGTGCTGTATGAGATTCTCAATGGTGATACCACACGCTATAATGCCATCAGTTTGTCCATCAGCGAGAGCAGTCTTCAGATGCCAAATGCTTTCTCTCCCAACGGGGATGGCATCAATGACATATATCGTGCCAAGCCTGGCTATAAGAGTATTGTTGAGTTTAAAGCTGTCATCTTCAATCGTTGGGGACAGAAACTATACGAATGGGACGACCCTACCGGTGGCTGGGATGGCAAGTACAAAGGAAAAGACGTTGCACAAGGAACGTACTTTGTCAACGTTACTGCCAAAGGAGCTGACGGCAAAGAGTTCCGCATCAGACGAGATGTAAACCTGCTGAGAGGCTATACACAGAACACGAGGTGA